Proteins from a genomic interval of Burkholderia cepacia GG4:
- a CDS encoding NADP(H)-dependent aldo-keto reductase has product MEYRTLGDSGIEVSLIGLGTMTWGEQNSERDAHEQIDYALGQGVTLIDAAEMYPVPPKPDTQGRTEQYIGTWLAQHRAQRDRIVLATKIAGPARQPHNPRHIRGEGNQFDRKNLTEALDGSLERLQTDYVDLYQLHWPDRSTTTFGRPAYPWVDDAYTVPIEETLGVLAEFVKAGKVRAIGVSNETPWGVAQFLRAAEKLGLPRIASIQNPYSLLNRTFENGLSEFAHRDGVGLLAYSPLAFGWLSGKYENGARPAGARITLFERFQRYSKPQAVAATSRYVALAKRHGLSPAQLALAFVNSRPFVRSNLVGATSLEQLKENIGSIDVKLSDEILAEIDALHELQPNPAP; this is encoded by the coding sequence ATGGAATACCGCACACTCGGCGATTCAGGCATCGAAGTCAGCCTGATCGGTCTCGGCACGATGACGTGGGGCGAGCAGAATTCGGAGCGCGACGCGCACGAGCAGATCGATTACGCACTCGGGCAGGGCGTCACGCTGATCGACGCCGCGGAAATGTATCCGGTGCCGCCGAAGCCCGATACCCAGGGGCGCACGGAGCAGTACATCGGCACCTGGCTCGCGCAGCATCGCGCGCAGCGCGACCGGATCGTGCTCGCGACGAAAATCGCAGGCCCGGCGCGGCAGCCGCACAATCCTCGCCATATTCGCGGCGAAGGCAACCAGTTCGACCGCAAGAACCTGACCGAGGCGCTCGACGGCAGTCTCGAGCGCCTGCAGACCGACTATGTCGACCTGTACCAGCTGCACTGGCCCGATCGCAGCACGACGACGTTCGGCCGTCCCGCGTATCCGTGGGTCGACGACGCCTATACGGTGCCGATCGAGGAAACGCTGGGCGTGCTCGCGGAATTCGTGAAGGCCGGCAAGGTTCGCGCGATCGGCGTGTCGAACGAAACGCCGTGGGGCGTCGCGCAGTTCCTGCGCGCGGCCGAGAAGCTCGGCTTGCCGCGCATCGCGAGCATCCAGAACCCGTACAGCCTGCTGAACCGCACGTTCGAAAACGGCCTGTCCGAGTTCGCGCATCGCGACGGCGTCGGCCTGCTCGCGTATTCGCCGCTCGCGTTCGGCTGGTTGTCCGGTAAATACGAGAACGGTGCGCGGCCCGCCGGTGCGCGCATCACGCTGTTCGAGCGTTTCCAGCGCTACAGCAAGCCGCAGGCCGTTGCAGCGACGTCGCGCTACGTCGCGCTCGCGAAGCGCCACGGGCTGTCGCCCGCGCAGCTCGCGCTCGCGTTCGTCAACAGCCGGCCGTTCGTGCGCAGCAACCTGGTCGGCGCGACGTCGCTCGAGCAACTGAAGGAGAACATCGGCAGCATCGACGTGAAGCTGTCCGACGAGATCCTCGCGGAGATCGACGCGCTGCACGAACTGCAGCCGAACCCGGCGCCGTAA
- a CDS encoding PaaI family thioesterase encodes MNPLSLSGLELLRAAVAGDVPLASISETIPMQPLGVELGYVKMSARADGRHLNPLGGVHGGFAATVLDSVTGCAVHSMLDAGVGYGTVDLHVKMLRAVPRDVDLIAEGRVIHLSRSLGVAEGTLKTPDDKIVAHASATCFIQRPQ; translated from the coding sequence ATGAATCCGCTTTCCCTGTCCGGTCTCGAACTGCTGCGCGCGGCGGTGGCGGGCGATGTGCCGCTCGCGTCGATTTCGGAGACGATCCCGATGCAGCCGCTGGGCGTCGAGCTCGGTTACGTGAAGATGTCCGCGCGTGCGGACGGCCGCCACCTGAATCCGCTCGGTGGCGTGCACGGCGGGTTCGCCGCGACGGTGCTCGATTCGGTCACGGGTTGCGCGGTGCATTCGATGCTCGACGCGGGCGTCGGCTATGGCACGGTCGACCTGCATGTGAAGATGCTGCGGGCGGTGCCGCGCGACGTCGACCTGATCGCGGAAGGGCGCGTGATTCACCTGTCGCGTTCGCTCGGCGTCGCGGAAGGCACGCTGAAGACGCCTGACGACAAGATCGTCGCGCACGCGTCGGCGACTTGCTTCATTCAGCGGCCGCAGTGA
- a CDS encoding winged helix-turn-helix transcriptional regulator, translating to MKWDDIGTLNCSVARTLAVLGDRWTMLILRNAFLGCRRFDAFQTQLGLTRHVLAERLARLVDEGVLAKRAYQERPPRFEYRLTEKGLDLYPALLALMTWGDRWKDDGGGPPVQLRHRTCGQLMRAVAVCSACGEPLDAHDVQPEPGPGWIARDAAGPLDA from the coding sequence ATGAAATGGGATGACATCGGCACGCTGAACTGTTCGGTCGCGCGCACGCTCGCCGTGCTGGGCGACCGCTGGACCATGCTGATCCTGCGCAACGCCTTCCTCGGCTGCCGCCGCTTCGATGCGTTCCAGACGCAGCTGGGCCTCACGCGCCACGTGCTGGCCGAGCGGCTCGCACGCCTCGTCGACGAAGGCGTGCTGGCCAAACGCGCGTATCAGGAACGCCCGCCGCGCTTCGAATACCGGTTGACTGAAAAAGGCCTCGACCTCTACCCGGCCCTGCTCGCACTGATGACCTGGGGCGACCGCTGGAAGGACGACGGCGGCGGGCCGCCGGTGCAATTGCGCCACCGGACCTGCGGCCAGCTGATGCGTGCGGTCGCGGTGTGCTCGGCCTGTGGCGAACCGCTGGATGCGCACGACGTGCAGCCGGAACCCGGGCCCGGTTGGATCGCGCGCGATGCCGCCGGACCGCTCGATGCGTAA
- a CDS encoding phospholipase D family protein, which yields MLSRNRLAAACLAASLLATPFAAFGKTHNESLLQQAIDFITKLLPAPTHEAPATQAVESAFSPDGGAEALVLKAIGAARSSIRVAAYSFTSPPVTRALLAAKRRGVNVAVVVDDKGNRAKSSKQALNLLVNAGIPTRTIDAYAIHHDKYLVIDAEHVETGSFNYSASAASRNSENVVVVWNNPQLASRYLTHWQSRFDQGTPYRSSY from the coding sequence ATGTTGTCGCGCAATCGCCTCGCCGCCGCCTGCCTCGCCGCTTCCCTGCTCGCCACACCGTTCGCTGCCTTCGGCAAGACGCACAACGAATCGCTGCTGCAGCAGGCGATCGACTTCATCACGAAACTGCTGCCGGCTCCAACCCATGAAGCGCCGGCCACGCAGGCCGTCGAATCGGCGTTCTCGCCCGATGGCGGCGCCGAGGCGCTCGTGCTGAAGGCGATCGGCGCTGCGCGCAGCTCGATACGCGTGGCCGCCTATTCGTTCACGTCGCCGCCCGTCACGCGTGCGCTGCTCGCCGCCAAGCGGCGCGGCGTGAATGTCGCGGTCGTCGTGGATGACAAGGGCAATCGCGCGAAGAGCAGCAAGCAGGCGCTCAACCTGCTCGTCAACGCAGGCATTCCGACGCGCACCATCGACGCCTATGCGATCCACCACGACAAGTATCTCGTGATCGATGCGGAACATGTCGAGACCGGCTCGTTCAACTACAGCGCTTCGGCCGCAAGCCGCAATTCCGAAAACGTCGTCGTGGTGTGGAACAACCCGCAGCTCGCGTCGCGCTACCTCACCCACTGGCAAAGCCGCTTCGATCAGGGCACGCCGTACCGCTCGTCCTACTGA
- a CDS encoding VOC family protein, which yields MATSVKPIPEGMRTLTPHLICAGAAAAIDFYKRAFNATERFRLPTPDGRLAHACLAIGDSTLMLVDEMPEHGALGPKALKGTPVCLHLFVPDTDAAIAQAVAAGATVTMPAADMFWGDRYGQVEDPFGHRWSIATHQRDLTPEQIAEAMASAPPCGS from the coding sequence ATGGCCACGTCCGTCAAACCGATCCCGGAAGGGATGCGCACGCTGACGCCGCACCTGATCTGCGCCGGCGCGGCAGCAGCCATCGACTTCTACAAGCGCGCGTTCAATGCGACCGAACGGTTTCGCCTGCCGACGCCCGACGGCAGGCTCGCGCACGCGTGCCTCGCGATCGGCGATTCGACCTTGATGCTCGTCGATGAAATGCCCGAGCACGGCGCGCTCGGGCCGAAGGCGCTGAAAGGTACCCCGGTCTGTCTGCACCTGTTCGTGCCGGATACCGATGCGGCGATCGCACAGGCCGTCGCGGCCGGCGCAACCGTGACGATGCCGGCTGCTGACATGTTCTGGGGAGACCGCTATGGACAGGTCGAGGATCCGTTCGGGCATCGCTGGTCGATCGCGACTCACCAGCGCGACCTGACGCCCGAACAGATCGCGGAAGCGATGGCGAGCGCGCCGCCGTGTGGAAGCTGA
- a CDS encoding DUF695 domain-containing protein, translating into MTDAWGTFPARMGDHQAFISFNNGFAEIAESDPRTSLLSVRVALAHPTPDGLPSGDEFADLTKIEDLLDAAVIAKNGVQVGRITVDGNQDFLFYVPFDEAAAAEIVDSLAEQTSYALQYAYQDDPDKETYWRTLYPTDDDWQLMRDMRLLDALRQKGDVSDVSRRVMHWAYFPDPSDAHQFADWAESKGYLVESVAPTEDGKSAVRFAHEGTMALADLTRHTLEINREVRALGGEYDGWETSVEQAG; encoded by the coding sequence ATGACCGACGCCTGGGGAACCTTCCCGGCCCGCATGGGCGACCATCAGGCCTTCATCAGCTTCAATAACGGTTTTGCGGAAATCGCCGAAAGCGATCCGCGCACGTCGCTGCTCAGCGTGCGCGTCGCGCTCGCGCATCCGACGCCCGACGGCCTGCCGAGCGGCGACGAGTTCGCCGATCTCACGAAGATCGAGGATCTGCTGGATGCCGCGGTGATCGCGAAAAACGGCGTACAGGTCGGCCGCATCACCGTCGACGGCAACCAGGATTTCCTGTTCTACGTGCCGTTCGACGAAGCGGCCGCCGCAGAGATCGTTGATTCGCTGGCCGAGCAGACGAGCTACGCGCTTCAGTATGCCTACCAGGACGATCCGGACAAGGAAACGTACTGGCGCACGCTCTACCCGACCGACGATGATTGGCAACTGATGCGCGACATGCGCCTGCTCGACGCGCTGCGGCAGAAAGGCGACGTGAGCGACGTGAGCCGGCGCGTGATGCATTGGGCCTACTTCCCGGATCCGAGCGACGCGCACCAGTTCGCCGACTGGGCCGAGTCGAAAGGCTATCTGGTGGAATCGGTCGCGCCGACCGAGGACGGCAAATCGGCCGTGCGGTTCGCGCACGAAGGCACGATGGCGCTGGCCGACCTCACGCGCCATACGCTCGAGATCAATCGCGAGGTGCGCGCGCTCGGCGGCGAATACGACGGGTGGGAAACCAGCGTCGAGCAGGCGGGCTGA
- a CDS encoding plasmid fertility inhibition factor family protein: MTLARARHDGVDVWVIQLPGHAAYGYTHLKRVFASDDSRHRVVMVDLRKLLACADRDTTDYVLPSVQYWAPGKAAGIREFLDPAEARIPDMPFITFRETRPRTLLGIPSLSKIGVASFRNGQHRARYLEYAGATSLPVEVHETEADLLVRYCGEVA; the protein is encoded by the coding sequence ATGACACTCGCTCGGGCACGACATGACGGCGTTGATGTCTGGGTCATCCAGCTTCCGGGGCATGCCGCCTATGGCTATACGCACCTCAAGCGGGTATTCGCATCCGACGATTCGCGGCATCGGGTCGTCATGGTCGACCTGAGGAAACTGCTGGCGTGCGCCGACCGCGACACGACCGATTATGTGCTGCCGTCGGTACAGTATTGGGCACCCGGCAAGGCCGCCGGCATCCGCGAGTTCCTCGACCCGGCCGAGGCCAGGATTCCCGACATGCCGTTCATCACGTTTCGCGAGACGAGACCGCGGACACTGCTCGGCATCCCGAGCCTGTCGAAGATCGGCGTCGCATCGTTCCGGAACGGTCAGCATCGCGCGCGCTATCTCGAGTATGCGGGGGCGACGAGCCTGCCGGTCGAGGTGCATGAAACGGAAGCGGATCTGCTCGTGCGTTATTGCGGCGAAGTCGCGTAG
- a CDS encoding GNAT family N-acetyltransferase → MPENQAVTLRRATPQDADHIARLHTLSWQSAYSHILPAAYLSDEVPTVHATRWRTYLDRNEAEWGLVLIAESGGVLVGFVSAERPVDPARGVLLDCLHVHPSHHGSGTGKRMIEAVRAWARNIGADKVHLSVLAGNVRAIGFYEHNGWQFAGVETSRIGNTEVTDRIYVIEA, encoded by the coding sequence ATGCCGGAAAACCAAGCCGTGACTCTGCGTCGCGCGACACCGCAAGACGCCGATCACATCGCTCGCTTGCACACGCTGAGCTGGCAGAGCGCATACAGCCATATTCTGCCTGCGGCCTATCTGTCGGATGAGGTGCCGACGGTACACGCGACGCGGTGGCGCACCTATCTCGACCGTAACGAAGCGGAGTGGGGCCTCGTGCTGATCGCGGAGTCGGGCGGTGTACTCGTGGGCTTCGTCAGTGCCGAACGACCGGTCGATCCTGCGCGCGGCGTCCTGCTCGATTGTCTTCACGTCCATCCGTCGCATCACGGAAGCGGTACCGGCAAACGCATGATCGAAGCGGTTCGCGCATGGGCCCGAAATATCGGTGCGGACAAGGTTCACCTGTCGGTGCTGGCAGGCAACGTCCGCGCGATCGGCTTCTACGAGCACAACGGCTGGCAATTTGCAGGCGTCGAAACCAGCCGTATCGGCAACACGGAGGTCACTGACCGGATCTACGTGATCGAGGCCTAG